Proteins encoded by one window of Primulina huaijiensis isolate GDHJ02 chromosome 1, ASM1229523v2, whole genome shotgun sequence:
- the LOC140963041 gene encoding aluminum-activated malate transporter 8-like: protein MASLPNSQCMETSNSPNENTKPTINVACIRKCIKSMPKNLKSKAVETVKFTKKIGEDDPRRIVHSVKVGLALTLVSSLYFFRPLYAGFGQAGMWAILTVVLVFEFTVGGTLSKSLNRGCATLLAGALGIGAEYLANLCGDKGEPIVLGLMVFILATSATFTRFFPDVKRRYDYGVLIFIITFTLVAVSGFRVSEILALAHQRLSTILIGGATCILISIFVCPVWAGQDLHYLIAANIEKIALFLEGFGGEFMSFPENEDEKSITTDKDKSFLVAYKSVLNSKTTEETLANLAWWEPCHGQFRFRHPWGQYLKTGALATECAHHIKIIHKYVYLKPQVTSELIKKIQEPCRIISTESSQALKQLSSSIKNMTFPLPETETHIRTCNAAANDLKIILEKPYLPDQDHSQETIQLLFLASVLIDIVKSVENISVSVNELSQKAGFRQQNPKAEKQQHQLLHRGIVQPVNNFDISDNSNCVVIDVHKLAGGQETLAQAMEREKLETRS from the exons ATGGCTTCTCTCCCAAATTCTCAATGCATGGAGACATCGAATTCACCAAATGAAAATACAAAACCCACCATTAATGTTGCATGCATACGCAAATGTATCAAGTCCATGCCCAAGAATTTAAAGTCTAAAGCGGTGGAAACCGTGAAATTCACCAAAAAAATTGGAGAAGACGATCCAAGAAGGATTGTACACTCGGTTAAAGTCGGGCTAGCCCTCACACTGGTGTCGTCTTTGTATTTTTTTAGGCCACTTTACGCCGGGTTTGGGCAGGCCGGAATGTGGGCTATCTTGACCGTCGTTCTAGTGTTTGAATTCACAGTTG GCGGGACTCTATCAAAAAGCTTGAATAGAGGTTGTGCAACATTGTTAGCTGGTGCATTAGGGATTGGAGCCGAGTATTTGGCCAATCTCTGTGGAGATAAAGGAGAGCCTATTGTTCTTGGACTCATGGTGTTCATTTTAG CTACTTCAGCTACATTTACCCGATTTTTCCCCGACGTGAAGAGAAGATACGATTATGGAGTTCTTATATTTATCATCACTTTCACCCTAGTGGCTGTTTCGGGTTTTCGGGTCAGTGAAATCTTGGCATTGGCACATCAGAGGCTTTCCACCATTCTCATTGGCGGGGCAACATGCATTTTGATATCCATATTCGTTTGCCCGGTTTGGGCGGGTCAAGATTTGCATTATCTGATTGCTGCCAATATAGAAAAGATTGCTCTCTTTTTGGAAG GTTTTGGAGGAGAATTTATGAGTTTTCCAGAGAATGAAGATGAAAAGTCCATCACCACAGACAAAGACAAGTCATTCCTCGTGGCCTACAAAAGTGTTCTCAATTCAAAGACAACTGAGGAAACTTTG GCAAATTTGGCATGGTGGGAACCTTGTCACGGTCAATTCAGGTTCCGCCATCCGTGGGGGCAGTACTTGAAAACTGGGGCCCTGGCTACGGAATGTGCCCACCACATCAAAATTATTCATAAATACGTTTACTTGAAACCTCAG gtaacatcagaATTAATCAAGAAAATCCAAGAACCATGCAGAATAATCAGCACAGAATCCAGCCAGGCCCTCAAACAACTTTCCTCTTCAATAAAAAACATGACATTTCCATTACCAGAGACTGAAACCCACATAAGAACTTGCAATGCCGCCGCAAACGACCTGAAAATCATCCTGGAAAAACCATATTTACCCGATCAAGATCATTCCCAGGAAACAATTCAACTACTTTTCCTCGCATCAGTACTTATCGACATCGTTAAATCCGTCGAAAATATTTCAGTTTCAGTTAATGAACTTTCACAGAAAGCTGGATTCAGACAACAGAATCCAAAAGCTGAAAAACAACAGCACCAGCTTCTTCACCGAGGAATCGTGCAGCCcgttaataattttgacatatcCGATAACTCTAATTGTGTGGTAATCGATGTTCACAAACTTGCTGGAGGGCAGGAAACCCTGGCTCAGGCAATGGAAAGGGAGAAATTGGAGACGAgatcatga
- the LOC140985502 gene encoding BEL1-like homeodomain protein 1, translating to MATYFHGNSEIQGNGDGLQTLILMNPTYVGFSENQQPQPPASNNFVFLNSSNNINLPHAPPPSQIQHFVGIPLQGASPTSAASPQDPLGQHDVSALHSFIPRNLYNQQIGIAAAREVTRSHQGLSLSLSSQQPANYSSFRLEREVPTQPIMDVTQPRQVDVRVSGGSPSSNSGVSNVVNGVQSVMFNSKYLNAAQEILDEVVKVQKGAKIVAELAEGAQTNGEPSGAGSGGGGGEEGKKVGVELTTSERQEIQMKKAKLVNMLDEVEQRYRQYHHQMQIVVSWFEQVTGIGSAKTYTALALQTISKQFRCLKDAILGQIRAATKSLGEEESLGGKTEGSKLKYVDNQIRQQRALQQLGMIQHNAWRPQRGLPERSVSVLRAWLFEHFLHPYPKDSDKLILAKQTGLTRSQVSNWFINARVRLWKPMVEEMYLEETKEQERNVTDDKSQDPEDSTPKNTAPQAKIPTFENQNSSRNESASVSTSTAFTSSSGVKNNSDFPLIGSSEMANFTKKSPKKLRIPSMNMDSKPTIPANEHMSLKFGNERQKRDEFTLIGSPTNFIGGFGSYPMGELGRFGDEQFQAPYSGNGVSLTLGLPHQNFMPNQSIQLERGGDSSGFGGMIM from the exons ATGGCTACCTACTTTCATGGTAACTCGGAAATCCAAGGAAATGGCGATGGATTACAGACCCTGATTCTCATGAACCCTACTTACGTAGGATTCTCCGAGAATCAACAGCCGCAGCCACCCGCCAGCAACAACTTCGTGTTCCTCAACTCCAGCAACAATATCAACCTCCCCCACGCGCCGCCGCCTTCCCAAATTCAACATTTTGTCGGCATACCTCTCCAAGGGGCAAGCCCCACTTCAGCTGCCTCGCCGCAAGATCCCTTGGGCCAGCATGACGTGTCGGCCCTCCATAGTTTCATCCCACGCAATCTTTACAACCAGCAGATAGGCATCGCGGCGGCGCGTGAGGTCACGCGCTCCCACCAGGGTCTTTCCTTGAGCCTTTCGTCGCAGCAGCCGGCCAACTACAGCTCTTTCAGGCTGGAAAGGGAGGTGCCCACTCAACCGATAATGGATGTGACTCAGCCACGTCAGGTCGACGTTAGAGTTTCGGGTGGATCCCCTTCTTCGAATTCCGGAGTTTCCAACGTCGTTAATGGAGTTCAAAGTGTGATGTTTAATTCTAAATATTTGAACGCAGCACAGGAGATTCTTGATGAAGTTGTTAAGGTACAGAAGGGAGCAAAGATTGTAGCTGAACTAGCAGAGGGGGCCCAGACAAACGGAGAGCCCTCAGGCGCCGGCTCTGGCggaggaggaggagaagaaggtAAAAAAGTTGGGGTTGAGCTCACTACATCAGAGAGACAAGAAATTCAGATGAAGAAAGCAAAGCTTGTTAACATGCTCGATGAG GTGGAGCAAAGATACAGGCAATACCACCACCAGATGCAGATAGTAGTCTCTTGGTTTGAACAAGTAACAGGAATTGGTTCTGCTAAAACTTATACTGCCCTGGCTTTGCAAACAATTTCTAAGCAATTTCGGTGCCTTAAAGATGCGATCTTGGGCCAAATCAGAGCAGCGACGAAAAGCTTAGGCGAAGAAGAAAGCTTAGGAGGAAAAACCGAAGGCTCGAAACTTAAATACGTTGATAATCAGATCCGACAGCAACGAGCCTTACAGCAATTGGGAATGATCCAGCACAATGCTTGGAGACCCCAGCGAGGTTTACCCGAACGATCTGTTTCTGTTCTTCGTGCCTGGCTTTTCGAGCACTTCCTCCACCC ATATCCGAAGGATTCAGATAAGCTAATTCTTGCTAAACAGACGGGGCTTACCAGGAGCCAG GTGTCGAATTGGTTCATCAATGCTCGGGTTCGATTGTGGAAGCCGATGGTAGAAGAAATGTACCTGGAAGAGACTAAAGAACAGGAACGAAATGTAACAGATGATAAGTCACAGGATCCTGAAGATTCAACCCCAAAAAACACAGCTCCACAAGCCAAGATTCCAACGTTTGAAAATCAGAACAGCAGTAGAAACGAATCTGCATCTGTATCAACTTCCACCGCTTTCACGTCCTCTAGCGGGGTAAAGAACAACTCAGATTTCCCCCTCATTGGATCATCAGAAATGGCTAACTTCACTAAAAAAAGTCCCAAAAAATTAAGAATTCCATCCATGAACATGGACTCAAAGCCCACAATTCCTGCCAACGAGCATATGTCGTTGAAATTTGGTAACGAGAGGCAGAAAAGAGACGAGTTCACATTAATCGGTTCACCCACGAATTTCATTGGAGGTTTTGGTTCCTATCCGATGGGGGAACTGGGAAGATTCGGAGACGAGCAATTTCAGGCACCCTATTCCGGCAACGGTGTATCTCTAACACTTGGTCTTCCACACCAAAACTTTATGCCTAATCAAAGCATACAACTCGAAAGAGGCGGAGACTCAAGCGGTTTTGGTGGCATGATAATGTAG
- the LOC140985545 gene encoding DExH-box ATP-dependent RNA helicase DExH1-like: MSHRPHFQGVRRGGSGGCSGGRGGGRGAVGVGVGEQRWWEPSWRAERLHQKAAEINMSMETETRFGNLLNTSNGTTSMGINSSTSVDTATVLAKTVEIGRQAPMLEIETGLKELNIELKQKQEKMRESDGVKAMLSFRENLLAFKMKSDFLKAVTAEQVQIFLSLSFISS, encoded by the exons ATGTCTCACCGTCCACACTTCCAAGGAGTCCGTCGTGGCGGAAGTGGCGGCTGTTCTGGAGGGAGAGGCGGCGGAAGAGGTGCGGTCGGCGTAGGTGTAGGGGAGCAGCGATGGTGGGAGCCTTCCTGGCGAGCTGAGCGTCTCCATCAGAAAGCCGCGGAG ATCAATATGTCCATGGAGACTGAGACGAGATTTGGAAATTTATTGAATACTTCCAATGGGACAACATCTATGGGAATCAATTCTTCTACATCTGTTGATACCGCCACTGTACTAGCCAAAACAGTTGAAATTGGGAGACAAGCACCAATGTTGGAGATTGAGACCGGCTTGAAGGAACTTAATATAGAACTAAAACAGAAACAGGAAAAGATGAGG GAAAGTGATGGTGTGAAGGCAATGTTATCATTTAGAGAAAATCTACTGGCATTCAAAATGAAATCAGATTTCTTGAAAGCTGTTACGGCAGAACAGGTacaaatttttttgtcattatCCTTCATATCTTCTTAG